The DNA segment CACCGATCTCGCGTGCGACGAGTTCGATCAGTTCCCAGAAGACCCCGATCACGAGCGTGCACACGACCGTCAACGCGCCGACTCCCCCCGGCCACGGCGTGTGCTCGGTGAGAGACGGGACCGTGACGACAAAGGCGGCGTAGAGCAGGGCCGCGACGAGTGCTGCCGAGACAGTGTGTGTGAGGTGATCCCACCACCACGTCGAGTCGTACGGCCCGAGCATCCCCAGCGAGTGTAGAAACCCGGCGACGCCGAGCCAGAGCGCAAGCGACGGATCAAAGGCGAGCGCCTGGCCTGACCCCGTCCGCACGACAGCGTCGAGGGCAGTCGGAAGCAATGCGAGGACGAGCGAACCGAAGGCATTGACCGCGGCCGCGACGTTCCGACGACGGACGGCGACGACCAACAGGCCGAGGATCGCACCCTGAAAAAGCAGTATACTGATAACCAACAGATCGATCACAATGTCTCAGTCCGTACCTAGGTGGTGGAGGCGGCGGTACCAAGGTTCTTTGGTCAGCCGGAGCGACGACAGCCGAGAGTGGCGCGTCGGGACGGGGCGACAGGCGCTTACTCCGTCAATCAGAGAGATCCGAAGCGACGAGATTCGGGCCGCAATACCGCGGGGGGATAGACGAACGCACGGGCTCGGGCAGCCACGGTCCGACAACCGTCAGGACGGTGATGGCGAGCGTCGGCAGGTACCGACGGACGGCCGTGTACACGCTCGCGACGGTCAGGGCCGCGATCACCGTCCAGCGGAACGACCCCTCGAGCGCCACCAGCAGCGGGACGGCCAGCGCATACGAAAGCAGGAGGTCCCCGGGCGAGCCGTCGTAACTGATCCACCGCCGGGGCGTGATCCACCGCTTCCGGTAGTGATCGTAGACGGCACGCTCCGACGACCCTTCCCAGGGACGGAGTTCGAGGCCGCCTCCGAGCACGTCGGCGACGCTGTGGACGGCCGCTCCCATCAGGAATACGGCGGCAGAGACTGTCGCGACCGAGGGGGCGAGCCCTGCCACGAACAGCGACGGGACGGCCAGAGCGGAATAGTAAACCGGATAGTGGAGGGATTTCCGGTGGCCGACGTACATATCGAAGTCCGGGAAGCTCCCACCCAGTACTCCGGCGAGGAGGGCGACGCCGGCGAACTCCGGTGCGACGGAGAGCACCGGGAGCGCGAGCAGCATCCCCGCGAGCGCGTGGGTCGGGAGCATCATTGTGTTGGACTGCATGGGACACGAGTTCATGAATGTATCGGTCATAGTCAGCGAGAATCGGATCTCCTCCTCCGTAGCGACTATAGCCGCACTCTTCGGCATGTTCGACGTTAGTCGTCAGGAAACCGCCATCGAACGGGATCGATGGCTGGTGACAATCACTCCGATTCCGGCTCGTCGGATAACAGACGCGACAAGACCGCCCAGAGGACGGCGAACAGTACGACGAACGCCGTCGCCCCCTGGAGAATCATCGTGAATCGGGATTTCGAGTCGGGGCTGCCGTCGGAAGTGATTTCGGTCTCGGTATCACCTTCCCAGTCCGTATCGATCGACTCGGGCCCGAACTGTGCATGTTCGAAATGCGGTTCGAATATGGTTATCTTGGAAACCATATGAGACACAACGATCGCGGAGTACATATAGATCAACTGTCACACCAGGCCAGTAGGAACAGGGGGAATGCTACGGGCGCGAGGGGCGCTCGTTCGATCGTCGAACGGATCGGCCTTTGTGGGGTGAGGAGGCTGAATTCGAAGGGTGTGAAATACACCAAAAGACACAGTAATCTGTATACCCATAGATTTCTGTATGCCCAGTATCACCGTCAACGTTGACGACAATCTCAAAGAGCGAATGAACAACCACCCGGAAATCAACTGGAGTGAAGTCACACGACAGGCCATCCAGGAGAAGATCGAAACACTGGAACTGATGGCGGAACTGACCAGCGAGAGCGAACTCACTGACAGCGACGTCAAGGACATCGCCCGGAAGATCAACGAGCGGGGACGCAAGCGAGTTGACGACGAGTTGGGGAAGACCGAATGAAGCTGGTCATCGACGCCAACGTTGTCATCGCCGCCCTCATCGCCGATGCGAAAACGCGGGAGCTCATCGTGACGCTTGAGCCCAAACTTCTGACGCCCGCGTTCGTCTCCGACGAGATCGAGAACTACGAGGCGATGATCGCGGAGAAGTCCGGGATGGAACCGGACCGAGTGGCACAGTTCATCGATCTCCTGTTCCAGTATATCGACGTTGTCCCAGCGGAAGACTTCCACCCGGCCATCGAGCGCGCAGACGAGGCGATCGGCGACACCGATCCCGACGCCGTGCTCTATCTAGCGTGTACGATTGCCAGCGATGGGGGCATCTGGAGTGACGATTCTGACTTCGATCAGCAGAATCTGGTCGAGACATACTCGACAAGCGAAGTGGTCGAGTCGTTCCAGACGGTCTAACTCAACGTGCGGTTGATTTTCAGGAATCTGATCAGTTTAGCTGTACGTGACTTCCCCGTGACAGCCACTCGCCAGTTGACCCTCGAATGAAAGCATCGGCATTGCGTTCGTTGGATCATGTTTCGACGTTGTTAGTCGATGACGACCTCGAAGGGATTGGCACGAGTGGCACTCGTTCAATGGAAAAACGGATCAACTCTTCTGATGTGAGGCAATCGAAATCGAGCGGCTGAAAAACGAACATTATATAATTCACATTATGTATTGATGGCATACTGCAAGAGACAGGGCGCATATCGATCACCGGTCTTTCGTCAACTGACGAGGAGACAGATCGGTAGAGGCAGAGTGTATACAGCACGACGGCGTCATTTGTTCTACGCCGAAGCCAGTGAACCTTCGGGAGTAAATTGGAACCGTACTCAAAGCCACTGATACCGTCGTCATCGACAGAACAGATGTCTTTATGATTCTGTGTGATAGAATATGTTTCATGCCAGCCAATTCGGATGGATCTCCACAGATGCAGATGCTTGAGCACGAAGATGTGGCGTGGCCATCCGAAGATCAACGGATTCTCGTGCCATTCCACGAGGCTGTGAACGTCACCGAGACCGGTCTTCTCGGGGCTAGTATCGCCAGCGGAACGAACGGCACACTCTATCTTCTCCACGCTGTCAAGCCGGGTGACACGAAGAATACAGATGTTATCCGCCATGACGCAGGCACCAAATTCCTGATCAAGCAGGAGTTCGACGTGCCTGTCGTTCAACAGCAAAAAGAGCTCTCTGACGATCTCTTGCGCGCGTTCATCGAGAGCCACGATATCACGAGTGTCCTCATCAACAGAGAGGAAGAGAGTTTCTTCTCTCGGGCGGGATCCGATCAGACGGACGGCTTGCAGTGTCACACTATCGTCGGGTCAGGAATAGCCGCATTCGACTCACCGACAAGTATTCTCGTGCCAGTTGCTGGAGGTCCCCACTCCGGGCTTGCGATACGGATCGCGGAGGCGATCGCTACCGCGTACGACTGTTCGATCGAACTGCTTCACGTCATCTCCGAAGACGCCTCTGAACAGCAGGAAAACGATGCAGCGAAACTGCTCGATACCTACAGCTCTCGGGTCGCTGGGTCGATCGAAGTACATTGTGACGTTCTCCGCAAACCTGGTGTGGCCGACACGATCATCGAACAGTCTGAAACGCGTGATTTGACTGTTCTCGGCGCGCCAGAAAAAGGAGAACTCCGTCGATATGTCTTCGGATCCACAGTAGACGACATAATGAACAACACTGACCCACAGCCGATACTGACAGTCCATCGGAAAGATACAGAATCCTTGATTTCGCGCTGGTTCTGACTGCCGGGACGTCCGGCAGTCGAAATCACACACGACACACTCCCGCGATTAATTGCATCTCTGCACCTCTCAAAATCCATTTCAACAGTTGCGTCGCCGTGAGACAACACCACTGGTTGATTCGGCGCTCGGTATCTGAACCAACTATCAGACAGAATTTACGACTGTCCCATCGATCGTGCCGCTATTGGGACTGGATTTGCTCCCAGACTTCAACACAGTCATCGCAGAGATATCCGGTGAATCCGTCTACGTCGTACCGCTCAACAGACCCATCCGACCCACATCGCTCACATTTCATGGTTCTTCCGTTCGAAGTGCATGACCTCTATTATAGGTTTATTAATACCAGTCATCGTGTCCCAAACACCTCTAAGGCGTCTTTCTCTAGCCCCGTTTTCGAGAACAGGGAAATCACGTCCC comes from the Halapricum desulfuricans genome and includes:
- a CDS encoding metal-dependent hydrolase, with protein sequence MMLPTHALAGMLLALPVLSVAPEFAGVALLAGVLGGSFPDFDMYVGHRKSLHYPVYYSALAVPSLFVAGLAPSVATVSAAVFLMGAAVHSVADVLGGGLELRPWEGSSERAVYDHYRKRWITPRRWISYDGSPGDLLLSYALAVPLLVALEGSFRWTVIAALTVASVYTAVRRYLPTLAITVLTVVGPWLPEPVRSSIPPRYCGPNLVASDLSD
- a CDS encoding PIN domain-containing protein → MKLVIDANVVIAALIADAKTRELIVTLEPKLLTPAFVSDEIENYEAMIAEKSGMEPDRVAQFIDLLFQYIDVVPAEDFHPAIERADEAIGDTDPDAVLYLACTIASDGGIWSDDSDFDQQNLVETYSTSEVVESFQTV
- a CDS encoding universal stress protein, producing MPANSDGSPQMQMLEHEDVAWPSEDQRILVPFHEAVNVTETGLLGASIASGTNGTLYLLHAVKPGDTKNTDVIRHDAGTKFLIKQEFDVPVVQQQKELSDDLLRAFIESHDITSVLINREEESFFSRAGSDQTDGLQCHTIVGSGIAAFDSPTSILVPVAGGPHSGLAIRIAEAIATAYDCSIELLHVISEDASEQQENDAAKLLDTYSSRVAGSIEVHCDVLRKPGVADTIIEQSETRDLTVLGAPEKGELRRYVFGSTVDDIMNNTDPQPILTVHRKDTESLISRWF